From the genome of Rhodopirellula bahusiensis:
GGCGACCAAATGGTCGGATGGTTGCACGACCCGATTGTGCACCATCGGTGCCGATCACGACGCGACGAAGTGGACGATACGTCAGTGGAGTCTGCTCAGCGCTGTCGACCCAGCGAACCGTGTTTCCATAGACGTGAAACAATCGACCGGGCCGTTCCGTGATCGGGGTCGCCTGGATCTGAGCTCGATAGTCTCCCGTCGGCACGACGACGGCGCTCCATTCTTCTGCAGCAACTCTGGTTGAACTGCTCGCCATGGAAGTTCCCAAACTCACTGCCGCCAACAAAGCCAACATAGAACTGGACAAAGAACGCATCGCTGATTTTCTCCTGAAGGAATGTCTGACACCTGCAACCATACGTCAAGAAAACAATTTAGGAGGCCTGGGTCAAGTATTCGGAGCAAAATCTCAATGAAGACTTCGGCACTTCCTCAAAACTGAGCGAATCCAGCCACCGCAGAGAGCCTGCAGGTTCCAAACTGCCAATAAAAAACCCGGCATCGAATGCCGGGCCAGATTTGATCGTGTTGAGCGGCGGTCAAGAAATCGACCGACACCTGATGTCGCTACATCTCCACCGCAACCGTCGCGGGAGCCTCATCGATGTTGTTCTCAAACGAGCCCGAATTCATGTTCGCATCGCTCAGCGTGATGATCACAAACAACGCCACGAAGACGAACGACGAGAGAAACACAATCAGGTTGAATGGTTTGTCAAACGCCAGGTGCATGAAGAACAAACCGACCAAAACCGCTTTGATCGTCGCGATGAACATCACGACAGCGATATCGAAACTACCCAAGTCAAAATTGGATTGAGCGACGGTGACGATGGTCAAAAACACCAAGGCACCGAACACACCAAACAACATCGGCAACGGCAAAGGGTGAGCGAAATCGCCCTCGGCGTGGCCATCATGAGCGTGAGCGTCGGTGGTAGCGGAATGTCCGTGGTCAGACATGTTGCAGCTTTCGATGTGTCGTTGTTTGAAAATGAATTCGGGAAAGGTCTGTCAGTCAGCTGGACTAGCGAATCAGGTACAGCAATGGGAACAGATAGATCCAAATCAAGTCGACCAAGTGCCAATAAAGACCGACGTAGTCGACTGGACCAAAGTACTGGCGGTTGAAATCCTGGCGGATGGCACGAACCAACAACCAAACCAGAACACCGATACCAGCCAAAATGTGAATCGCGTGAACGCCGGTCATGCAGTAGTAGATGCCAAAGAACACACCCGCTTGGCGAGGAGTGTTGACATCACCTTCGATCGTCGAAATACCCGCGTCACTTGCGGACGGGTCCGTCAGGACTTTGCCCTCGGCAATCGATTGCTGAGTTTGCTCGGCGACGACCAAGTCCTTCAGACCGGTGTTGGTTTCGTTTTCGGCCAGCAACTTCACCGCCGCGTAATCGTCTCCCAGTGGGGTCTCGACCATCGCGGACTCAGATTCCGCCGAATGATCGCCAGCAGCAACCACGTGCGAATGATCGGTCTCATCGTGATCTTCACCGGCATGTTCGGCGTGCTCCTCACCATGAGCTCCATCAGCGTGATCGCCTGCTGCGGCAACGTGTTCGCCGTCATGATGCTCGCCCCCAGACTCCAACAAGGTGCCCAATCCAACGCCACCAAAGAAGCTCAAGGCGACGACCAACAACGGCTTCGCACAAGCGTACTGGAAGTCCTTGCCGGTCAACTTCGAAATGACCAGCCATACAAAGACGCCGGCAGCGATCACTGCGAACGGAGCGCAGAGGAAATACAAACTGTGTGTCAGGAAGTACGCCATCGACTCCGAGAAACCGTGTTGTTCAACCAACTGGTTTGCGGTCGGATGCTCATTGGCGGCACTGTAGAAGTACGATCCCGGAGGAAGCAGTCCCATGCCCCATTTGTGCGAATACTCAATCGACTTCACACCCAAGAAAACCATCGCACAAGACAACGTCGTCGCGATCAACGCCACCAACTTCTTGTGTTCTTCGGTTTGAGAGCAGCGAACGGCCCACGCCATTGTCAACGAACTGAACAGCAGCACGCCGGTGTTGATTGCACCCAGCTTGGTGTTCAAAAACTCGCTGCAACCGACGAACACATCCGGCCGAAGCATTCGGAAGATGGCGTACGCACAGAACATCCCACTGAAGAACAAAATTTCAGTGACCAAGAACAACCAAATGCCCAGCTTGCCGCTGTCAAATTGCTGTTCCGGAGTCTCAAAGTGGTGCGCCAACCATGACGGATGGTCGTGATCGTGCCCATGCGAATCATCCGCGTGAGCATCGGTTGAAGAAGATACTGAGTCGATCGTTGCCATGAGCGGTGGGCCGACGTTTGGACTGTTTCAAGACGGAAAGCGGCACCAATCGGATGCCGCGGGATTTATAACAAGTGCCTCAGCGCGTCGCACGGTCCATCCAGATGGACAATTCGACGCACGGCAGATCTGAACTACTTTTGGCCGCCAGCGTGGGCGGGGACTTCTTCCGGTGTCGACTCGGGAACGAGTTTCCGTTCCGGTTCCGTCATGATGTAACGCTCGTTCTCAGCGTCCCATTCCAGGTTGTGGAAGTCATACGGATCGCCAACGACGGGCGGACGTTCGAAGTTGTAATACGGCGGTGGGCTGGTGCACTGCCATTCAAGCGTCACGCCACCCCAAGGGTTGGCGGGA
Proteins encoded in this window:
- a CDS encoding cytochrome c oxidase subunit 3 — its product is MATIDSVSSSTDAHADDSHGHDHDHPSWLAHHFETPEQQFDSGKLGIWLFLVTEILFFSGMFCAYAIFRMLRPDVFVGCSEFLNTKLGAINTGVLLFSSLTMAWAVRCSQTEEHKKLVALIATTLSCAMVFLGVKSIEYSHKWGMGLLPPGSYFYSAANEHPTANQLVEQHGFSESMAYFLTHSLYFLCAPFAVIAAGVFVWLVISKLTGKDFQYACAKPLLVVALSFFGGVGLGTLLESGGEHHDGEHVAAAGDHADGAHGEEHAEHAGEDHDETDHSHVVAAGDHSAESESAMVETPLGDDYAAVKLLAENETNTGLKDLVVAEQTQQSIAEGKVLTDPSASDAGISTIEGDVNTPRQAGVFFGIYYCMTGVHAIHILAGIGVLVWLLVRAIRQDFNRQYFGPVDYVGLYWHLVDLIWIYLFPLLYLIR
- a CDS encoding cytochrome C oxidase subunit IV family protein; the protein is MSDHGHSATTDAHAHDGHAEGDFAHPLPLPMLFGVFGALVFLTIVTVAQSNFDLGSFDIAVVMFIATIKAVLVGLFFMHLAFDKPFNLIVFLSSFVFVALFVIITLSDANMNSGSFENNIDEAPATVAVEM